A genomic region of Sphingobium sp. HWE2-09 contains the following coding sequences:
- a CDS encoding glucan biosynthesis protein encodes MTKIDRRAMIAASGAALLLPQALRAQSRAEPFSWERLVALAQKQARAPFTETPLHPGAAKVDYDALHAARFRDDRTLWGDLPGDTGIRFFPLSVNAAQPVTIAIVDKGQATPLRYDPGMFDAPAGNAVAALGPDAGFAGFRIMNAARDGDWLSFLGASYFRAPSPQKQFGLSARAIAINTSLQGKEEFPRFTHFWLERTGTSSVTIYALLDGASISGAFRFLSSLGADGVKQDVTAALFPRRAIAELGLMPMTSMFWYDQANRIQGTDWRPEIHDSDLLSIASADGTAHARPIVNPSAPHFSAFKEASPKGFGLLQRDRDFDHYQDDGVFYDRRPSLWATPTRPLGAGQVCLYAFPTDSEYTDNVAVYWTPQAAPRAGARIDLAYRLDWSAARSPASSGMAIVENLWRGRGDGPDAERLVIDFAGVTQAKPDIWVDVAGGTLIKQAGYPVLGKNGLFRTVLDIRRAQGKSADIRLQLRDGGRGLSEYVHYPLGA; translated from the coding sequence ATGACCAAGATAGACCGCCGCGCGATGATCGCCGCCTCCGGCGCCGCCCTCCTGCTCCCCCAGGCGCTACGTGCGCAGAGTCGGGCCGAACCTTTTTCATGGGAGCGGCTGGTCGCGCTGGCGCAGAAGCAGGCGCGTGCGCCTTTCACAGAAACGCCGCTGCATCCCGGTGCGGCCAAAGTCGATTATGATGCGTTGCATGCCGCGCGTTTTCGCGACGATCGTACCTTATGGGGCGACCTGCCCGGTGACACCGGCATTCGGTTCTTCCCGCTGTCGGTCAACGCCGCGCAGCCGGTGACGATCGCGATCGTGGACAAGGGGCAGGCGACGCCGCTGCGGTACGACCCGGGCATGTTCGATGCGCCGGCCGGGAATGCGGTCGCCGCGCTGGGGCCGGATGCGGGCTTTGCCGGTTTTCGCATCATGAACGCGGCGCGCGACGGCGACTGGCTGTCGTTCCTCGGCGCCAGCTATTTCCGCGCGCCCAGCCCGCAGAAACAGTTCGGCCTGTCGGCGCGGGCGATCGCGATCAATACCAGTTTGCAGGGCAAGGAGGAGTTTCCGCGCTTCACCCATTTCTGGCTGGAACGGACGGGAACAAGCAGCGTCACCATCTATGCGCTGCTGGACGGCGCGTCGATCAGCGGCGCTTTCCGCTTCCTCAGCAGCCTGGGCGCCGATGGCGTGAAGCAGGACGTGACCGCCGCGCTGTTCCCCCGGCGCGCCATTGCCGAACTCGGCCTGATGCCGATGACCAGCATGTTCTGGTATGATCAGGCGAACCGCATACAGGGCACGGACTGGCGGCCGGAAATCCATGATAGCGATCTGTTGTCGATCGCTTCGGCGGACGGCACCGCCCATGCCCGGCCGATCGTCAATCCGTCGGCCCCCCATTTCAGCGCGTTCAAGGAAGCCAGCCCCAAGGGGTTTGGGCTGCTGCAACGTGACCGCGATTTCGACCATTATCAGGATGACGGCGTCTTCTACGATCGTCGGCCCTCGCTCTGGGCGACGCCCACCCGGCCGCTGGGCGCCGGGCAGGTGTGCCTTTACGCCTTTCCCACTGACAGCGAATATACCGACAATGTCGCCGTTTACTGGACGCCGCAGGCTGCGCCGCGTGCAGGGGCGCGGATCGACCTGGCTTATCGGCTGGACTGGTCGGCGGCACGATCCCCGGCGTCGAGCGGGATGGCGATCGTCGAGAATCTGTGGCGCGGGCGTGGGGATGGACCCGATGCGGAGCGGCTGGTGATCGATTTTGCCGGTGTAACGCAGGCCAAGCCCGATATCTGGGTCGACGTGGCGGGCGGGACGCTGATCAAGCAGGCGGGGTATCCGGTGTTGGGGAAGAACGGCCTGTTCCGCACGGTACTCGATATAAGGCGCGCACAGGGCAAGTCAGCCGATATACGGCTACAATTGCGCGATGGCGGTCGCGGATTGAGCGAATATGTGCATTATCCTTTGGGCGCATGA
- the mdoH gene encoding glucans biosynthesis glucosyltransferase MdoH translates to MMGNGGVQAPPIDAGSKPLARAFEQVPPETPLAMPEQDFSARPALIARRPFNIDIWARRLLVVLLALLPASMAAHEMRQSIGLDGISPWEGVYLALFIPLFAWIAFGFATAMIGFLLLTVGKGRSVTPRPLNAATPLKGKTAILLPVCNEDFLGVLGRLSIMERSLAQVMGGERFEFFILSDSNVESGETERRAYQEMRASFSRPVHYRRRALNIGRKPGNIAEWVERFGGGYDYMVVLDADSVVSGQTMARLAADMERHPHVGLIQTVPTVMGAATLFARWQQFASRLFGPTSAAGMIWWAGSEGMFWGHNAIVRVSAFAQSCGLPELPGRAPFGGHILSHDMLEAALLRRRGWDVHMVTADDSFEEFPPSMPDLFTRDRRWCQGNIQHVPLLVKIAGLHPVSRFQLLVGASAYCTSPLWLALMLVVLGGALAGVWPPAAILPSGGLLALTAVLLFGPKILAILWAMADPARRIGFGGAARMTRGVLVDIILSILMAPVAMLTQTINLFSILMGRKASWNGQTRDRDGMAITSAIWLFKWHLLLGAGLTAMAVKVGSLGWMSPVVAGLFAAPVLAALTARKDLGRKAEENGLFQVADPWWRTQSYRPLRFRWPSTDGRRVGPLAANDE, encoded by the coding sequence ATGATGGGGAATGGAGGCGTGCAAGCGCCGCCGATCGATGCCGGGAGCAAGCCGCTGGCGCGCGCCTTTGAGCAGGTGCCGCCCGAGACGCCACTGGCCATGCCGGAGCAGGATTTCAGCGCGCGCCCCGCGCTGATCGCGCGGCGGCCGTTCAACATCGACATCTGGGCGCGGCGGTTGCTGGTCGTGTTGCTGGCGCTGCTGCCTGCGTCGATGGCGGCGCATGAGATGCGCCAATCGATCGGGCTGGACGGTATCTCGCCATGGGAAGGCGTCTATCTGGCGCTGTTCATCCCGCTGTTCGCCTGGATCGCCTTCGGTTTTGCCACCGCCATGATCGGTTTCCTGCTGCTGACCGTGGGCAAGGGGCGCAGCGTGACGCCCCGTCCGCTCAATGCCGCGACGCCACTCAAAGGCAAGACCGCCATATTGCTGCCGGTGTGCAACGAGGATTTCCTGGGCGTGCTGGGCCGCCTGTCGATCATGGAACGGTCGCTGGCGCAGGTGATGGGCGGCGAGCGGTTCGAATTTTTCATCCTGTCCGATTCCAATGTGGAAAGCGGCGAGACGGAACGGCGCGCCTATCAGGAAATGCGCGCGTCCTTCTCAAGGCCCGTCCATTATCGCCGCCGGGCGCTGAATATCGGGCGCAAGCCGGGCAATATCGCCGAGTGGGTCGAGCGCTTCGGCGGCGGCTATGATTATATGGTGGTGCTGGACGCGGACAGCGTGGTCAGCGGACAGACCATGGCGCGGCTGGCGGCCGACATGGAGCGGCATCCGCATGTCGGGCTGATCCAGACCGTGCCCACGGTGATGGGCGCGGCGACTTTGTTCGCGCGGTGGCAGCAATTTGCCAGTCGTTTGTTCGGGCCGACATCGGCCGCCGGCATGATCTGGTGGGCGGGATCGGAGGGCATGTTCTGGGGCCATAATGCGATCGTGCGGGTCAGCGCCTTTGCGCAAAGCTGCGGCCTGCCCGAACTGCCGGGCCGGGCGCCCTTTGGCGGGCATATATTGAGCCATGACATGCTGGAAGCGGCGCTGCTGCGGCGGCGCGGCTGGGACGTGCATATGGTTACGGCCGACGACAGTTTCGAGGAATTCCCGCCGTCCATGCCCGACCTGTTCACCCGCGACAGGCGCTGGTGCCAGGGCAATATCCAGCATGTGCCGTTGCTGGTGAAGATCGCAGGGCTGCATCCGGTCAGCCGGTTCCAGCTGCTGGTCGGCGCGTCGGCCTATTGCACGTCGCCTTTGTGGCTGGCGCTGATGCTGGTGGTGCTGGGCGGGGCGTTGGCCGGGGTGTGGCCGCCCGCCGCGATCCTGCCGTCGGGCGGATTATTGGCGTTGACGGCGGTGCTGCTGTTCGGTCCCAAGATATTGGCGATACTATGGGCGATGGCCGATCCGGCGCGGCGCATCGGCTTTGGCGGCGCGGCGCGGATGACGCGGGGCGTGCTGGTCGATATCATCCTGTCGATCCTGATGGCCCCGGTGGCGATGCTGACCCAGACGATCAACCTGTTCAGCATCTTGATGGGCCGCAAGGCAAGCTGGAACGGGCAGACCCGCGATCGCGACGGCATGGCGATCACCAGCGCGATTTGGCTGTTCAAATGGCATTTGCTGCTGGGCGCGGGGCTGACGGCGATGGCGGTGAAGGTTGGCAGCCTGGGCTGGATGTCGCCAGTGGTCGCAGGGCTATTCGCCGCGCCAGTGCTGGCGGCGCTGACCGCGCGCAAGGATTTGGGCCGCAAGGCGGAGGAGAACGGTCTGTTCCAGGTCGCCGATCCGTGGTGGCGGACGCAAAGCTATCGGCCGTTGCGGTTTCGCTGGCCGTCCACCGATGGGCGGCGGGTTGGGCCTTTGGCGGCGAATGATGAGTGA
- a CDS encoding sigma-70 family RNA polymerase sigma factor — translation MYMNKIAAGAHTYAKPGDNSPERLARQYMPLVRKIAWHVHGRVSTAIEIEDLLQIGMVALVESANSFEDRGLGFAAYAQLRVRGAMIDHLRRQATICRSAMAKRKDLAKVRNRLEQKLGRLPTEAEMSADMGLEPAAYREIADSVEMVQHTSMDEVYSDQSMWFADVEDRADDVMERESLKKALAACIGELPQREAMVLQLYFVEELNLEEIGHTLDIGAARVCQIKKAALDKLREKLRDWND, via the coding sequence ATGTATATGAACAAGATCGCGGCCGGCGCCCATACCTATGCCAAGCCCGGCGATAACAGCCCGGAACGGCTGGCCCGCCAATATATGCCGCTGGTGCGCAAGATCGCCTGGCACGTCCATGGCCGCGTATCGACGGCCATCGAAATCGAGGATCTGCTCCAGATCGGCATGGTCGCGCTGGTCGAATCCGCCAACAGTTTCGAGGATCGCGGGCTGGGCTTTGCCGCCTATGCCCAACTGCGCGTGCGCGGCGCGATGATCGACCATCTGCGGCGGCAGGCAACGATTTGCCGGTCGGCCATGGCCAAGCGGAAAGATCTTGCCAAGGTGCGCAACCGGCTGGAGCAAAAGCTCGGCCGCCTGCCGACCGAGGCGGAAATGTCTGCCGACATGGGGCTGGAACCGGCCGCCTATCGCGAAATCGCCGACAGCGTCGAAATGGTCCAGCACACCAGCATGGACGAAGTCTATTCCGACCAGTCGATGTGGTTCGCGGACGTGGAAGATCGCGCCGACGACGTCATGGAGCGCGAATCCCTCAAAAAAGCGCTGGCCGCCTGCATCGGCGAACTGCCCCAGCGCGAGGCAATGGTCCTGCAACTCTATTTCGTCGAGGAACTCAATCTGGAGGAAATCGGCCACACGCTCGACATCGGCGCCGCCCGCGTCTGCCAGATCAAGAAAGCCGCGCTCGACAAGCTGCGCGAAAAACTGCGCGACTGGAACGACTGA
- the flhA gene encoding flagellar biosynthesis protein FlhA yields the protein MSPAQVKAKIWMSAVQGAVLPFATLMVVVFMMVPVPAVMLDIGFITNIMISLAVLMVALNAGKPLDFSSFPTVLLFATLLRLALNVASTRVVLVSGHEGSDSAGQVIEAFGHFLIGGDYVVGIFVFAILMIINLVVITKGAGRVSEVSARFTLDALPGKQMAIDADLNAGLMTPEEAKIRRVEVATEADFYGSMDGASKFVKGDAVAGILILVINIVGGIILGVVSHGLAIGEAAQTYIVLAIGDALVAQIPALLLSIAAASIVTRVKSEQDLGGQIAGQFGSGRAWVPVAAILGFLGILPGMPHIIILSAAGVAGTIAWKLRKASQRKAAEPAPVAPAPNPAVIEWDDVSDGAILGLEIGYGLIGLVDERKGAPLMARITGIRRQLSKELGFVVPMVRVKDNLALEPNQYRITIAGVVVGEDEIWPDDLLALDSGALEGVVAGRPAKDPTFGLDAVWISQAKRSEAVVAGYTVVDPPTVVATHLNQLIAMNAAEMFGLDEARKLLDNLKDVAPQLVDGLTPGTLSLTQISALCRALLTEGIALKDFRRICEAMVDAARPDMSHEQLVEAVRQRIGALIIQGLVPVKMPLPVITLDGDLEGLLAQAMRVAGDAKHPIEPALANRIVEAVVHAARPLMGQARAFAIVTSPVARRALARLFKPHLPETPVLSFLEIPDGKGVEVVAVVGNEQQQRPIPRHDPAPQREPARERVA from the coding sequence ATGTCCCCTGCACAAGTCAAAGCGAAGATCTGGATGAGCGCCGTTCAAGGCGCCGTGCTGCCGTTCGCGACATTGATGGTCGTCGTCTTCATGATGGTGCCGGTTCCGGCGGTCATGCTGGACATCGGCTTCATCACCAACATCATGATCAGCCTTGCGGTGCTGATGGTGGCGCTCAACGCAGGCAAGCCGCTGGATTTCTCCAGCTTCCCAACGGTCCTGCTGTTCGCGACGCTGCTGCGTCTGGCATTGAACGTCGCCTCGACCCGCGTCGTGCTGGTGTCGGGCCATGAAGGATCGGACTCGGCCGGCCAGGTGATCGAAGCCTTCGGTCACTTCCTGATCGGCGGCGACTATGTCGTGGGCATCTTCGTCTTCGCCATCCTGATGATCATCAACCTGGTCGTCATCACCAAGGGCGCGGGCCGCGTGTCCGAAGTGTCGGCGCGCTTCACCCTGGACGCCTTGCCCGGCAAGCAGATGGCGATCGACGCCGATTTGAACGCGGGCCTGATGACCCCCGAAGAAGCCAAGATCCGCCGCGTCGAAGTCGCGACCGAGGCCGACTTCTACGGCTCGATGGATGGCGCCAGCAAGTTCGTGAAGGGCGACGCGGTCGCAGGCATTCTGATCCTCGTCATCAACATCGTCGGCGGCATCATCCTGGGCGTAGTCAGCCACGGCCTTGCCATCGGCGAAGCCGCGCAAACCTATATCGTCCTGGCGATCGGCGACGCGCTGGTGGCGCAAATCCCCGCGCTGCTGCTCTCGATCGCCGCCGCCTCCATCGTCACTCGCGTCAAGAGCGAGCAGGATCTGGGCGGCCAGATCGCGGGCCAGTTCGGGTCCGGCCGCGCCTGGGTGCCGGTCGCCGCGATCCTCGGCTTCCTCGGCATCCTGCCCGGCATGCCGCACATCATCATCCTGTCCGCCGCGGGCGTGGCAGGCACCATCGCCTGGAAATTGCGCAAGGCCAGCCAGCGCAAGGCGGCCGAACCTGCCCCCGTGGCCCCTGCGCCCAATCCCGCCGTCATCGAATGGGACGACGTATCGGACGGCGCGATCCTGGGCCTGGAAATCGGCTACGGCCTCATCGGCCTGGTGGACGAGCGCAAGGGCGCGCCGCTCATGGCCCGCATCACCGGCATCCGTCGCCAGCTGTCCAAGGAGCTGGGCTTCGTCGTGCCGATGGTCCGCGTGAAGGACAATCTGGCGCTCGAGCCCAATCAATATCGCATCACCATCGCCGGTGTCGTCGTGGGCGAAGACGAAATCTGGCCCGACGATCTGCTCGCGCTCGACAGCGGCGCGCTGGAAGGCGTGGTCGCCGGTCGCCCGGCCAAAGACCCGACCTTCGGCCTCGACGCTGTCTGGATCAGCCAGGCCAAGCGCAGCGAAGCCGTCGTCGCGGGCTATACCGTGGTCGATCCGCCGACGGTCGTCGCCACCCATCTCAACCAGCTGATCGCGATGAACGCGGCCGAAATGTTCGGCCTGGATGAAGCGCGCAAGCTGCTCGACAATCTCAAGGACGTCGCGCCCCAACTGGTCGATGGCCTCACCCCCGGCACGCTCAGCCTGACGCAGATCAGCGCACTGTGCCGCGCCCTGCTGACCGAAGGCATCGCGCTCAAGGATTTCCGCCGCATCTGCGAAGCCATGGTCGACGCCGCGCGCCCGGACATGAGCCACGAACAACTGGTCGAAGCGGTGCGCCAGCGGATCGGCGCGCTGATCATCCAGGGGCTGGTGCCGGTCAAGATGCCGCTGCCGGTCATCACGCTCGACGGCGATCTGGAAGGGCTGCTCGCCCAGGCGATGCGCGTCGCGGGCGATGCCAAGCATCCGATCGAACCCGCGCTCGCCAACCGCATCGTGGAAGCGGTCGTCCATGCCGCACGCCCGCTCATGGGTCAGGCCCGGGCTTTCGCCATCGTCACCTCGCCGGTGGCGCGCCGCGCGCTCGCCCGGCTGTTCAAGCCGCATTTGCCCGAAACGCCGGTCCTGTCTTTCCTCGAAATCCCCGATGGCAAGGGCGTCGAAGTCGTCGCCGTCGTAGGCAATGAACAACAGCAGCGTCCCATCCCGCGCCACGACCCCGCGCCCCAGCGCGAACCCGCGCGCGAGCGGGTCGCCTGA
- a CDS encoding lytic transglycosylase domain-containing protein produces the protein MSAFADISATGSSTGNRVTNAIAMASRRTGVDFSYLLGQAKIESSLNPTARAATSSATGLYQFIDQSWLAVVDKHGSEYGLGWASDAIQQSGGRYYVADPELRQQILDLRKHPETASVMAAEHAADNKAYLESKLGREAEPVDLYLAHFLGVGGASKFLSVHDRAPDATAASMFPSAARANRSIFYDKQGNARSFADIRDRFASKLQKSSDGLGGDIQYASASLPSGAKTVQPADYVRIETQRLAEQPDIMVKPQPQTARLAYLMLATLGR, from the coding sequence GTGTCGGCTTTCGCAGACATATCAGCAACCGGGAGTTCGACAGGCAATCGCGTCACCAACGCGATCGCCATGGCGAGCCGTCGGACTGGTGTCGACTTCTCCTATCTGCTGGGTCAGGCTAAGATCGAATCCAGCCTGAACCCCACCGCCCGCGCCGCGACGTCCTCGGCCACCGGCCTCTATCAGTTCATCGATCAGAGCTGGCTCGCCGTCGTCGACAAGCATGGCAGCGAATATGGGCTGGGCTGGGCATCCGACGCGATCCAGCAGAGCGGCGGCCGCTATTATGTGGCCGACCCCGAATTGCGCCAGCAGATCCTCGACCTGCGCAAGCATCCCGAAACCGCATCGGTCATGGCGGCCGAACATGCCGCCGACAACAAGGCCTATCTGGAATCGAAGCTGGGTCGCGAGGCCGAGCCGGTCGATCTCTACCTCGCCCATTTCCTGGGCGTCGGCGGCGCGTCGAAATTCCTGTCGGTCCATGATCGCGCACCCGACGCCACGGCGGCGTCCATGTTCCCGTCGGCCGCGCGCGCCAACCGCTCGATCTTCTACGACAAGCAGGGCAACGCCCGCAGCTTCGCCGACATCCGCGACCGCTTCGCCTCCAAGCTGCAGAAAAGCTCGGACGGCCTGGGCGGCGACATCCAATATGCGTCCGCATCGCTGCCCTCGGGCGCGAAGACGGTCCAGCCCGCCGATTATGTGCGGATCGAAACCCAGCGCCTCGCCGAGCAGCCTGACATCATGGTCAAGCCGCAACCGCAGACCGCTCGCCTCGCCTATCTCATGCTCGCCACCCTCGGAAGGTAA
- the flgM gene encoding flagellar biosynthesis anti-sigma factor FlgM, with product MIKSVGQNISAAIEASRLREGAKTRASASTESTTASASAASASPAARMAAEGAPVDMDRIAAIKSAIASGNYPVDADAIAERMVALDLSAA from the coding sequence ATGATCAAGTCTGTGGGCCAGAATATCAGCGCCGCTATCGAGGCTTCCCGCCTGCGGGAAGGGGCCAAGACGCGCGCATCGGCATCCACCGAATCGACCACCGCGTCCGCCAGCGCCGCGTCGGCAAGTCCTGCCGCACGCATGGCGGCGGAAGGCGCGCCGGTCGACATGGATCGGATCGCCGCCATCAAGTCCGCCATAGCGTCCGGCAATTACCCGGTCGATGCGGATGCCATCGCCGAACGCATGGTCGCCCTCGACCTGTCGGCCGCCTGA
- a CDS encoding flagella basal body P-ring formation protein FlgA — MLRFSSLFLAAAALTSVSPALAQAQGNQKFENLDRIDSLVAMTVGANLGEPGGPASPVDRRLRLAACPTTPSVEGPVFGAAMVQCAALGWRIRVPLVAGASAAASGPVPRAAPAYGAATNRLTRPSQVAAKETVVRKGDPVQLMAGNMAFSVSRMMVADEDGAMGETIRVREDKKSAPIFAQVVEMGVVRIPGFNNF, encoded by the coding sequence GTGTTGCGATTTTCGTCCCTCTTCCTCGCCGCCGCCGCGTTGACCAGCGTGTCGCCCGCGCTGGCCCAGGCGCAAGGGAACCAGAAATTCGAAAATCTCGACCGGATCGACAGCCTGGTCGCGATGACGGTCGGCGCCAATCTGGGCGAACCGGGCGGCCCGGCCTCGCCGGTCGATCGCCGCCTGCGCCTTGCCGCCTGCCCGACGACCCCCAGCGTCGAAGGGCCGGTATTCGGCGCGGCGATGGTGCAATGCGCCGCGCTCGGCTGGCGCATCCGCGTGCCGCTGGTCGCGGGCGCTTCGGCCGCTGCCTCCGGCCCCGTACCCCGCGCGGCACCGGCTTATGGCGCCGCCACCAATCGCTTAACCCGCCCGAGCCAGGTCGCCGCGAAGGAAACCGTGGTGCGCAAGGGCGATCCGGTCCAACTGATGGCGGGCAATATGGCGTTCAGCGTATCGCGCATGATGGTCGCGGACGAAGACGGCGCCATGGGCGAGACGATCCGCGTGCGCGAAGACAAGAAAAGCGCGCCGATTTTCGCCCAAGTCGTAGAAATGGGTGTCGTGCGCATTCCCGGATTTAATAATTTTTGA
- a CDS encoding flagellar motor protein MotB encodes MTALPSTASATAARRNRWAVSFADLLLLLLAFFVLLQASGSRRDAMLSQVSQQFGGRAMRQGVTLRAADLFVPGDALFSEAGRAQLSAVARRFARESGRLEIRSDGSDRGRQRFDDWDLAAARLGAVARALRMDGIAQDRLLIRGLDQGDGKTGQGQRITIAPGR; translated from the coding sequence ATGACCGCGCTGCCCTCCACGGCATCGGCCACGGCCGCCCGGCGCAATCGCTGGGCGGTCAGCTTCGCCGATCTGCTCCTTTTGCTCCTCGCCTTCTTCGTGCTGCTGCAAGCCAGCGGATCGCGCCGCGACGCCATGCTCTCGCAGGTCAGCCAGCAATTTGGCGGACGCGCCATGCGGCAGGGCGTGACATTGCGCGCCGCCGACCTGTTCGTGCCCGGCGACGCGCTGTTCAGCGAAGCCGGTCGCGCGCAACTGTCCGCCGTCGCGCGCCGCTTCGCGCGGGAGTCGGGCCGACTGGAAATCCGCAGCGACGGGTCCGACCGGGGCCGCCAGCGCTTCGACGACTGGGATCTGGCCGCCGCGCGGCTGGGCGCGGTCGCCCGGGCGCTGCGCATGGACGGCATCGCGCAGGATCGCCTGCTGATCCGCGGCCTCGACCAGGGCGATGGCAAGACCGGGCAGGGCCAGCGCATTACCATTGCGCCGGGCCGTTAA
- a CDS encoding MotA/TolQ/ExbB proton channel family protein, with protein sequence MIAIIGHLFDPLTLAAMLAGIALVALFQNGVLSLGRAFAALHPLMTADPARDRDAARAAMLKIDQVAQLRGLSCTDRVKTANPFLTEAARKLANSDRADMFELWAAQALADRAQRHGAVHKVWLSIADAAPALGMAGTIIGLVGMFAAMDDPAALGPSMALALLTTFYGVVIANIIAAPIAARLADLSERELAWQREVADRMLAIARRENAPLRRAAIREVA encoded by the coding sequence ATGATCGCGATTATCGGCCATTTGTTCGATCCGCTGACGCTGGCCGCGATGCTGGCCGGGATCGCCCTGGTGGCGCTGTTTCAGAACGGCGTCCTATCGCTGGGCCGCGCCTTTGCGGCGCTGCATCCCCTGATGACCGCCGACCCGGCGCGCGACCGCGATGCCGCCCGCGCCGCGATGCTCAAGATCGACCAGGTCGCGCAATTGCGTGGCCTCTCCTGTACCGACCGTGTGAAGACCGCCAACCCCTTCCTGACCGAAGCCGCGCGCAAGCTCGCCAACAGCGACCGTGCCGACATGTTCGAATTATGGGCTGCTCAGGCGCTTGCCGACCGCGCACAGCGCCATGGCGCTGTGCACAAGGTCTGGCTCTCCATCGCCGACGCCGCGCCTGCCTTGGGCATGGCCGGCACGATTATCGGCCTGGTCGGCATGTTCGCCGCGATGGACGATCCTGCCGCGCTTGGCCCGTCGATGGCGCTAGCGCTGCTCACCACCTTCTATGGCGTCGTCATCGCCAACATCATCGCCGCGCCGATTGCCGCGCGCCTGGCCGACCTGTCGGAGCGCGAACTGGCCTGGCAGCGTGAAGTGGCGGACCGGATGTTGGCAATCGCCCGCCGCGAAAATGCGCCGCTGCGGCGCGCCGCTATCCGCGAAGTCGCATGA
- the flgB gene encoding flagellar basal body rod protein FlgB: MAVEDTLFGIHGKALALRSQRLSLLASNIANASTPGYKARDIDFEAALKEATTRAGSSATDVSQAADDAMGYRVPLQPSLDGNTVELSTEQTLFAENAVKYRTTLSFLEGRINTINRALKGE, translated from the coding sequence ATGGCGGTGGAAGACACACTCTTCGGGATACATGGGAAGGCGCTGGCGCTGCGGTCGCAACGCCTGTCCCTGCTTGCGTCCAACATCGCCAACGCGTCCACGCCGGGCTACAAGGCGCGCGACATCGATTTCGAGGCGGCGCTGAAGGAAGCGACGACCCGGGCCGGGAGCAGCGCGACCGACGTGTCGCAGGCGGCCGACGATGCGATGGGCTATCGCGTGCCGTTGCAGCCCAGCCTGGACGGCAACACCGTCGAACTGAGCACCGAACAGACGCTGTTCGCGGAAAATGCGGTCAAATATCGCACCACCCTCTCCTTCCTTGAGGGTCGCATCAACACCATCAACCGTGCGCTGAAGGGTGAATGA
- the flgC gene encoding flagellar basal body rod protein FlgC: MSNSSPMNVFDIAGRAMSAQLVRLNATASNMANAGNVTGSAAEAYRAIKPVFESVTDTPGVSTVKVKNVVTTSAEPTKRHDPNHPLADANGDVWEAAVDGNAELVDMIETARMYQNNVQVLNTAKSLMLETIRIGK; this comes from the coding sequence ATGAGCAATTCGTCCCCCATGAACGTCTTCGACATCGCCGGCCGCGCCATGAGCGCGCAGCTGGTGCGCCTGAACGCCACCGCGTCCAACATGGCGAACGCTGGCAACGTCACCGGTAGTGCTGCGGAAGCCTATCGCGCGATCAAGCCGGTGTTCGAGAGCGTGACCGATACGCCCGGCGTGTCGACGGTGAAGGTCAAGAATGTCGTCACCACCAGCGCCGAGCCGACCAAGCGGCATGACCCCAATCACCCGCTGGCCGATGCGAACGGGGATGTGTGGGAAGCGGCCGTGGACGGCAATGCCGAGCTGGTCGACATGATCGAGACCGCCCGCATGTACCAGAATAATGTGCAGGTGCTCAACACCGCCAAATCCCTGATGCTCGAAACCATAAGGATCGGCAAATGA
- a CDS encoding flagellar hook assembly protein FlgD: MTTSSVTDSAGLSVYNPKAVVGTGSSEMGQSSFLTLLTAQMQYQDPFEPVDNAQMVSQMATITNSTGIAEMNQTLKGLASELTGTRLGDAASWIGKSMLVKSNIAAPDASGTYAGQVTLPAATDGATIDLVDSSGNVVKTIDMGSQAAGDVTFYWDGKNDTGETVATSALQVKVNGATPTKVATWATIAAVQSPADGSSSKLITALGSYSPSDAISLM, encoded by the coding sequence ATGACGACGAGTAGCGTCACCGACAGCGCTGGCCTGTCGGTCTATAATCCCAAGGCGGTCGTCGGCACCGGCAGTTCGGAAATGGGCCAGTCCAGTTTCCTGACGCTGCTGACCGCGCAGATGCAGTATCAAGATCCGTTCGAGCCGGTCGATAACGCCCAGATGGTGTCGCAGATGGCGACCATCACCAATTCGACCGGTATCGCGGAAATGAACCAGACGCTCAAAGGTCTGGCGAGCGAGCTGACCGGCACAAGGTTGGGCGATGCGGCCAGCTGGATCGGCAAGTCGATGCTGGTCAAGAGCAATATCGCCGCGCCCGATGCGTCGGGCACCTATGCCGGTCAGGTCACCCTGCCCGCCGCCACCGACGGCGCGACCATCGATCTGGTCGATAGCAGCGGCAATGTGGTCAAGACCATCGACATGGGATCGCAAGCCGCAGGCGACGTCACCTTCTATTGGGACGGCAAGAACGACACGGGCGAAACCGTTGCGACATCCGCCCTGCAGGTCAAGGTCAATGGCGCGACGCCGACCAAGGTCGCGACCTGGGCCACCATCGCCGCCGTCCAGTCACCCGCGGACGGTTCTTCCTCCAAACTCATCACCGCGCTGGGCAGCTACAGCCCGTCCGACGCGATCAGCCTGATGTAA